The following proteins are co-located in the Gloeocapsa sp. PCC 7428 genome:
- the cysT gene encoding sulfate ABC transporter permease subunit CysT, whose protein sequence is MAVSSTRPVPVRNNPQFHLSWPWRITITYMTFMLLFPVAALFLRAATVSPAEFWQIATSPVALSAYDVTFVTAIIAASVNAVFGTLIAWVLVRYDFPLKRFIDAAIDLPFALPTAVAGLTLVSVYSETGWIGSLLAPLGIRVAFTRLGVGVAMLFISLPFVVRSLQPVLQELDIDVEEAAWSLGASRIQTFWRVVLPPLLPALLTGVALGFSRAVGEYGSIVIIASNIAFKDLIASVLIFQRLEQYDYAGATVIGTVLLLISLLILVGINLLQAWRRRYEV, encoded by the coding sequence ATGGCTGTATCTTCGACGCGCCCAGTTCCTGTACGCAATAACCCACAGTTTCACTTGTCATGGCCCTGGCGGATTACGATCACTTACATGACATTTATGTTGCTTTTTCCAGTTGCCGCGTTATTTTTAAGAGCAGCGACGGTATCACCAGCAGAATTTTGGCAAATTGCAACAAGTCCTGTAGCGCTTTCAGCGTATGATGTCACGTTTGTTACGGCAATTATCGCGGCTTCTGTGAATGCCGTGTTTGGGACTTTAATTGCTTGGGTTTTAGTCCGATACGATTTTCCCCTAAAGCGGTTTATTGATGCCGCGATTGATTTACCTTTTGCTTTACCAACGGCAGTTGCTGGATTAACCTTAGTATCAGTTTATAGTGAAACGGGTTGGATTGGTTCTTTACTTGCGCCTTTAGGCATTAGAGTCGCGTTTACACGATTAGGCGTCGGTGTAGCAATGCTGTTTATCTCCTTACCGTTTGTCGTGCGATCGCTACAGCCTGTTTTACAAGAATTGGATATCGATGTCGAAGAAGCTGCATGGAGTTTAGGTGCTTCTCGAATTCAAACCTTTTGGCGTGTTGTTCTACCGCCATTGTTACCAGCCTTATTAACAGGTGTCGCCTTAGGCTTTTCTCGTGCCGTAGGAGAATACGGCTCGATTGTGATTATTGCTTCTAATATTGCATTTAAAGATTTAATCGCATCTGTACTAATTTTCCAGCGTTTAGAACAGTACGACTATGCAGGTGCAACTGTTATTGGCACTGTTTTATTGCTAATT
- the psbP gene encoding photosystem II reaction center PsbP, whose protein sequence is MLRRILVILLITFSVSLTSCSSAVSGLKSYVDSTDGYEFLYPNGWVPVNVSNGPDVVLHDLIETTENVSVVISDVPQGKTLADLGSPSEVGYKLGKSAIAPPESGREAELVNAEELATDAKTYYLLEYTVKLPNQQQRHNIASVAVSRGKLFTFNASTPERRWTKVKPTLDAVVKSFTVY, encoded by the coding sequence ATGTTGAGACGAATTTTGGTAATTTTATTAATCACTTTCAGCGTCAGTCTGACAAGCTGTTCATCAGCCGTTTCTGGCTTAAAAAGTTATGTCGATAGCACCGATGGATATGAGTTTTTGTATCCTAATGGGTGGGTTCCAGTCAATGTCTCGAATGGCCCTGATGTCGTACTTCACGATTTAATCGAAACAACCGAAAACGTGTCTGTCGTCATTAGTGATGTTCCTCAAGGTAAAACTTTAGCTGATTTGGGAAGCCCCAGCGAGGTAGGCTATAAACTAGGAAAAAGCGCGATCGCACCTCCCGAATCTGGGCGAGAAGCTGAGTTAGTTAACGCTGAAGAATTAGCAACAGACGCAAAAACGTACTACCTTCTAGAATACACAGTCAAGCTTCCCAATCAACAACAACGCCACAACATTGCCAGTGTCGCCGTCAGTCGTGGTAAATTATTCACGTTCAACGCCTCTACCCCCGAACGACGTTGGACAAAAGTCAAACCAACGTTAGATGCAGTCGTTAAATCTTTTACAGTTTATTAG
- a CDS encoding thermonuclease family protein, with amino-acid sequence MSAPFYRVIKGKFVIKGKEPDGDSVRFIADHPDLYEELHRSYRIEPSRDRSVQLRFEGIDAPEVHYGKDAQILGDKTRDRLLDWMGFKNIVFAGNRVESANPDSIPGAILSKAADANGRPVSYIFLEEDAKQLDDADWIRVEEKQLKKTINYQMLLEGNAYYTVYTSTPLIHRELLRKAATKAKTDKLSIWAEDVTNQFELEDKTSITAPNGQLILPKLFRRSIDYLKAVDKGFEGNLKDWLISISSGSRNENDRVVVGNNMELKLSDLIKQRNNKIVFQADLLDITFVEK; translated from the coding sequence ATGTCAGCACCATTTTATCGTGTCATTAAAGGTAAGTTTGTCATCAAAGGTAAAGAACCTGATGGCGATTCAGTCAGATTTATCGCTGATCATCCAGATTTGTATGAAGAACTGCATCGCAGTTATCGCATTGAACCTTCACGCGATCGCAGCGTACAACTACGATTTGAAGGTATTGACGCGCCTGAAGTGCATTATGGTAAAGATGCGCAGATTTTGGGAGACAAAACTCGCGATCGCCTTCTAGATTGGATGGGTTTCAAAAATATTGTTTTTGCAGGAAACCGCGTTGAGTCTGCTAACCCAGATAGCATCCCTGGGGCAATTCTATCAAAAGCTGCGGATGCAAACGGTCGCCCAGTCTCCTATATTTTCTTAGAAGAAGATGCGAAACAACTAGACGATGCGGATTGGATTCGAGTTGAGGAAAAACAACTTAAAAAAACAATCAATTATCAAATGCTTCTTGAAGGTAACGCCTATTATACTGTCTATACCTCTACACCCTTGATACATCGTGAGTTACTCCGTAAAGCAGCTACAAAAGCGAAGACAGATAAACTAAGTATCTGGGCGGAAGATGTAACAAATCAATTTGAATTAGAAGATAAAACTTCGATTACTGCACCTAATGGACAACTTATCTTACCTAAATTATTCCGTCGCAGTATTGATTACCTAAAAGCTGTCGATAAAGGCTTCGAGGGTAATTTAAAAGATTGGCTGATTTCTATTTCTTCTGGTTCGCGCAACGAAAACGATCGCGTTGTTGTAGGTAATAATATGGAACTCAAGCTAAGTGACTTAATTAAACAACGTAATAACAAAATTGTCTTCCAAGCCGATTTACTTGATATAACATTCGTCGAGAAATAA
- a CDS encoding sulfate ABC transporter substrate-binding protein, whose product MGLWRNILGLRASWKKFVSLFLVGVGLSVAIASCAPSSAQNRDVEITLVSYAVTKAAYKEIIPQFTAMWKQQHNQNVMFNESYGGSGAQTRAVVDGLDADVVALALALDMKKVEKAGLIQPGWENEAPNNAIVHKSVAAIVTREGNPQAIQTWSDLTKNNVRVVTANPKTSGGARWNFLALWGAIKETGGSDEQALNFTREVYQNAPVLPRDAREASDVFFNQEEGDALINYENEVILAAQRGEKLPYVVPKVNISIDNPIAVVDRNVDRHGNREVAEAFVQFLFTPTAQREFAKVGFRPVDPTVEQEFANKYPKIETLFTVQDLGGWNTVQQQFFEDGAEFDKIQASIARAR is encoded by the coding sequence ATGGGGCTGTGGCGAAATATTCTAGGGTTAAGAGCATCCTGGAAGAAGTTTGTGTCTCTCTTTCTCGTAGGAGTTGGTTTGAGCGTTGCGATCGCATCGTGCGCGCCTTCGAGTGCGCAAAATCGCGATGTAGAAATAACACTTGTTTCCTACGCTGTGACAAAAGCCGCGTACAAAGAAATCATCCCGCAGTTTACGGCGATGTGGAAACAGCAACATAACCAAAATGTAATGTTCAACGAAAGTTACGGTGGTTCCGGCGCGCAAACTCGTGCGGTAGTAGATGGTTTAGACGCCGATGTTGTCGCGTTAGCATTAGCCCTAGACATGAAAAAAGTTGAAAAAGCGGGCTTAATTCAACCAGGATGGGAAAACGAAGCACCGAACAACGCGATCGTGCATAAATCTGTAGCCGCTATAGTAACTCGTGAAGGCAATCCTCAAGCTATTCAAACTTGGTCAGATTTAACAAAAAACAACGTTAGAGTCGTCACAGCTAACCCGAAAACTTCTGGCGGGGCGCGGTGGAACTTTTTAGCGTTGTGGGGCGCAATTAAAGAAACCGGAGGAAGTGACGAGCAAGCGTTAAACTTCACTCGCGAAGTTTATCAGAACGCTCCTGTGCTACCGCGAGACGCACGCGAAGCGAGTGATGTCTTTTTCAATCAAGAAGAAGGCGATGCTTTGATTAATTACGAAAACGAAGTCATATTAGCAGCGCAACGTGGTGAAAAACTACCATATGTAGTTCCAAAAGTCAATATCTCGATTGATAATCCGATTGCTGTAGTCGATAGAAACGTTGACCGACACGGCAATCGCGAAGTAGCAGAAGCTTTTGTACAGTTTCTATTTACTCCTACAGCACAACGCGAGTTTGCCAAAGTAGGATTTAGACCAGTTGACCCTACAGTAGAACAAGAATTTGCTAACAAGTATCCCAAGATTGAAACGCTGTTTACAGTACAAGATCTCGGAGGCTGGAATACTGTACAGCAGCAATTTTTTGAAGATGGTGCTGAGTTTGACAAGATTCAAGCAAGTATAGCTAGAGCGAGATAG
- a CDS encoding nucleoside triphosphate pyrophosphatase, whose translation MQFILASASPARRRLLQSVGIDPIVSPSNFDESQIQERDPRLLVKTLARSKAETVAPEFDSGLIMGCDSVLLINGEIHGKPTNTEEAIARWQKMRGNVGELYTGHALIDLHLHQHHTLVRCQVTRVYFASASDRQIEAYVATGEPLKCAGGFALEGKGGLFVEKLEGCHTNVIGLSLPLLRQMLSDLGYDIVDFWH comes from the coding sequence ATGCAATTTATTCTTGCGTCTGCTTCCCCCGCGCGACGTCGTTTGCTACAAAGCGTCGGAATTGATCCTATAGTTTCCCCTAGTAACTTCGACGAATCTCAAATTCAAGAACGCGATCCTCGGTTATTAGTTAAAACTTTAGCCCGTAGTAAAGCAGAAACTGTTGCACCTGAATTTGATTCTGGATTGATTATGGGGTGCGATTCGGTTTTACTCATCAACGGTGAAATTCATGGTAAGCCGACTAATACAGAAGAAGCGATCGCCCGTTGGCAGAAAATGCGGGGTAATGTTGGCGAACTCTACACAGGTCATGCTTTAATTGACTTGCACTTGCATCAACACCATACACTAGTACGCTGCCAAGTGACACGAGTTTACTTTGCTTCTGCAAGCGATCGCCAAATTGAAGCTTACGTCGCGACAGGAGAACCGCTTAAATGTGCAGGTGGCTTTGCGTTAGAAGGTAAAGGCGGTTTATTCGTAGAAAAGCTAGAAGGCTGTCACACTAACGTCATCGGTTTGAGTTTACCGCTACTACGTCAGATGCTGAGTGATTTGGGCTATGACATTGTAGATTTTTGGCACTAA
- a CDS encoding phycocyanobilin:ferredoxin oxidoreductase: MTSTTYSLRSQQHPLIRQLADTIESTWRRLELSPYQLPQEFGYVEGRLEGEKLTIENRCYQTPQFRKMHLELAKVGTTLDILHCVMFPRPEYNLPMFGCDLVGGRGQISAAIADLSPVADGNLPDTYSQALAALPAVEFSQPRELPEWGHIFSKFCLFIRPNGEVEEAKFLQQVQNYLEIHVTQAIAAQPVSAAQQAQILAGQRHYCTQQQQNDKTRRVLEKAFGKEWAERYMTTVLFDYVE, encoded by the coding sequence ATGACATCCACGACCTACTCGCTACGATCGCAACAGCATCCCTTAATTCGTCAATTAGCTGATACCATCGAGTCAACGTGGCGGCGCTTAGAACTATCGCCTTACCAATTACCGCAGGAATTTGGGTATGTCGAAGGAAGATTAGAAGGCGAAAAACTCACGATTGAAAATCGCTGCTACCAAACGCCGCAGTTTCGCAAAATGCACCTCGAACTTGCCAAAGTAGGAACAACGCTGGATATTCTGCATTGCGTCATGTTTCCTCGCCCTGAATACAATTTACCGATGTTTGGTTGCGATTTAGTCGGCGGTAGAGGGCAAATTAGTGCAGCGATCGCCGATTTATCTCCTGTTGCGGATGGTAACTTACCTGATACCTATTCTCAAGCATTAGCCGCGCTTCCCGCAGTTGAATTTTCTCAACCAAGAGAACTTCCCGAATGGGGACACATTTTCTCAAAATTCTGTCTCTTTATTCGCCCAAATGGTGAAGTCGAAGAAGCAAAATTTCTTCAGCAAGTCCAAAATTACTTAGAAATTCACGTGACACAGGCGATCGCCGCGCAACCTGTATCAGCAGCACAACAAGCACAGATCTTAGCAGGTCAACGCCACTACTGTACGCAACAACAGCAAAACGATAAAACCCGCCGCGTTCTAGAAAAAGCTTTTGGCAAAGAATGGGCAGAACGCTATATGACGACAGTATTATTTGATTACGTTGAGTGA
- the asnS gene encoding asparagine--tRNA ligase, with translation MKRRIIDILRQGQPDESVTIQGWVRTKRDLKGFAFIEVNDGSSLANLQVVLNAELPEYESLLKQANTGSSVEVTGKLVASQGKGQRIEVQAQSVKVYGEADPETYPLQKKRHSFEFLRTIGHLRSRTNSLGAVFRVRNACATAVHQFFQERRFLWVHTPIITRNDCEGAGELFTVTGFDLKDIPRTETQEVDFSQDFFGGKAYLTVSGQLEAEVMAMAFSNVYTFGPTFRAENSNTSRHLAEFWMIEPEMAFCDLQGNMDLAEAFLKQIFKYVLETCPEDMEFFNQRIDNSVIATAENIIHNEFERITYTEAIALLEKADAQFEYPVKWGLDLQSEHERYLAEQLFKKPVIVSDYPVEIKAFYMRLNDDEKTVAAMDILAPKIGEIVGGSQREERLDVLERRIQAQGMNPADLWWYLDLRRYGTVPHAGFGLGFERLVQFMTGMSNIRDVIPFPRSPLSAEF, from the coding sequence ATGAAACGACGAATTATTGATATTTTGCGCCAAGGTCAACCAGATGAGTCTGTGACGATTCAAGGTTGGGTGCGGACAAAACGCGATTTGAAAGGATTTGCTTTTATTGAAGTGAACGATGGTTCATCACTCGCGAATCTGCAAGTTGTCCTCAATGCTGAACTTCCAGAATATGAGTCGCTTTTAAAGCAAGCTAATACGGGATCTTCCGTTGAAGTTACCGGAAAACTCGTCGCGTCGCAAGGTAAAGGACAGCGAATTGAAGTGCAAGCACAAAGCGTGAAAGTCTACGGGGAAGCTGATCCCGAAACATACCCGCTGCAAAAGAAACGTCATTCGTTTGAATTTTTACGCACAATTGGACATTTGCGATCGCGCACCAATTCGCTAGGAGCCGTTTTTCGCGTGCGCAATGCTTGTGCAACTGCTGTGCATCAATTTTTTCAAGAACGCCGCTTTTTATGGGTACATACGCCAATTATCACGCGCAACGATTGCGAAGGCGCGGGAGAATTATTTACCGTTACAGGCTTTGATCTCAAAGATATCCCGCGTACAGAAACCCAGGAAGTTGATTTTAGCCAAGATTTCTTCGGTGGAAAGGCGTATCTCACTGTCAGTGGGCAACTCGAAGCCGAAGTTATGGCAATGGCATTTAGTAATGTTTACACATTTGGTCCCACTTTTCGCGCCGAAAATTCTAACACATCGCGCCATTTAGCCGAATTTTGGATGATTGAACCGGAAATGGCGTTTTGCGATCTTCAGGGAAATATGGATTTAGCCGAAGCGTTTCTCAAGCAGATTTTTAAGTATGTTTTGGAAACTTGCCCTGAAGATATGGAGTTCTTCAATCAGCGGATTGATAACTCGGTGATTGCCACAGCTGAAAATATTATTCACAACGAATTTGAGCGCATTACTTACACTGAAGCGATCGCACTTCTAGAAAAAGCTGACGCACAGTTTGAGTATCCTGTCAAGTGGGGTTTAGATTTACAATCCGAACACGAGCGTTATTTAGCCGAACAGTTATTTAAAAAGCCAGTCATTGTTTCTGACTACCCTGTCGAGATTAAAGCATTTTATATGCGACTCAACGACGATGAAAAAACCGTTGCAGCGATGGATATCCTTGCGCCCAAAATTGGCGAAATTGTCGGCGGTTCGCAGCGAGAAGAACGCTTAGACGTATTAGAGCGGAGAATTCAAGCTCAAGGAATGAACCCTGCTGATTTGTGGTGGTATTTAGATTTACGTCGTTACGGTACTGTACCTCACGCCGGCTTTGGTTTAGGGTTTGAACGCTTGGTGCAATTTATGACGGGTATGAGTAATATCCGCGATGTGATTCCTTTCCCGCGATCGCCATTAAGTGCAGAATTTTAA
- a CDS encoding anti-sigma regulatory factor translates to MITISPRPVGRPWGTISFASTLYLCPILDLLLAEVPCKWQAELRLGLQEALVNAAKHGNNLDPSKLVIVKFKIEDDHYWWLISDEGGGFTPPCECNGNPHEYLPPEESENGRGLCILHEIFDRVHWNANGTELRLGKHFNNRFRLPLLH, encoded by the coding sequence GTGATTACTATTTCACCTCGTCCAGTAGGACGTCCTTGGGGTACAATTAGCTTTGCCTCAACTCTTTATCTGTGTCCGATTTTGGACTTACTTTTGGCAGAAGTCCCCTGTAAATGGCAAGCAGAACTACGCTTAGGGCTACAAGAAGCCTTAGTGAATGCAGCAAAGCACGGCAACAATCTTGATCCCAGTAAGCTAGTCATCGTTAAGTTTAAGATCGAAGACGACCACTACTGGTGGTTAATTTCAGACGAAGGTGGAGGTTTTACTCCTCCGTGCGAATGCAACGGAAATCCTCACGAATACTTACCTCCAGAAGAATCAGAAAATGGTCGGGGGTTATGTATTCTACACGAAATTTTTGATCGCGTTCATTGGAACGCCAATGGAACAGAGTTAAGACTTGGTAAGCATTTTAATAATCGTTTCCGCCTACCATTATTACATTAA
- a CDS encoding allophycocyanin subunit alpha-B → MSIVSNVILKADDELRYPSSGELKNIKDFLQTGEQRMRIASTLAENEKKIVQQASKQLWQKRPDFIAPGGNAYGERQRALCLRDYGWYLRLITYGVLSGDKEPIEKIGLIGVREMYNSLGVPVPGMVESIRCLKEASLGLLSSEDAAEAAPYFDYIIQAMS, encoded by the coding sequence ATGAGCATAGTCAGCAACGTTATTCTTAAAGCCGACGACGAACTGCGTTATCCTAGCAGCGGCGAACTAAAAAACATCAAAGATTTTTTGCAAACCGGCGAACAACGGATGCGTATTGCAAGTACGCTAGCAGAAAACGAAAAGAAAATTGTACAGCAAGCCAGTAAACAACTTTGGCAGAAACGCCCCGATTTTATTGCGCCTGGTGGAAATGCTTATGGCGAACGCCAACGGGCTTTGTGTCTGCGTGACTATGGTTGGTACTTGCGCTTGATTACATACGGTGTGCTTTCTGGCGATAAAGAGCCGATTGAAAAAATTGGCTTAATTGGTGTCCGAGAAATGTATAATTCGCTCGGTGTACCTGTCCCAGGAATGGTTGAATCGATTCGTTGTCTTAAGGAAGCATCTTTGGGCTTATTAAGTTCAGAAGACGCTGCCGAAGCTGCGCCCTACTTTGATTATATTATTCAAGCTATGTCTTAG
- the larB gene encoding nickel pincer cofactor biosynthesis protein LarB, with the protein MTQPEVLRSLLESVAAGEVNPVEAFDKLKHLNYEPVGDFARIDHHRRLRTGFPEVIWGPGKTPDQIAQIMHAMRDRGSVVMATRIEPEVYAQLQEKVPDLYYYAMARICAITTAIEPQCPGVISILSAGTADLPVAEEAAVTAELSGFRVHRLWDVGVAGIHRLLNNRHVVESADVLIVVAGMEGALPSVVAGLADCPVIAVPTSIGYGASFGGLAPLLTMLNSCAAGVGVVNIDNGFGAAVLAGQILRAAHKLHLSQSSD; encoded by the coding sequence GTGACACAACCCGAAGTTTTGCGATCGCTCTTAGAATCTGTTGCTGCTGGTGAAGTGAATCCAGTAGAAGCTTTTGATAAGCTAAAACATTTAAACTACGAACCTGTTGGCGATTTTGCCCGAATTGACCATCATCGCCGTTTACGCACAGGTTTTCCTGAAGTCATCTGGGGACCAGGAAAAACACCCGATCAGATCGCTCAAATTATGCACGCAATGCGCGATCGCGGTTCGGTTGTCATGGCGACGCGGATTGAACCTGAAGTTTACGCACAACTTCAAGAAAAAGTGCCAGATTTGTATTACTACGCGATGGCGCGAATCTGTGCGATTACGACGGCGATTGAACCGCAATGTCCTGGTGTCATCAGTATTCTTTCCGCTGGTACTGCTGATTTACCCGTCGCAGAAGAAGCTGCTGTGACTGCGGAACTTTCCGGCTTTCGCGTTCATCGGTTGTGGGATGTTGGTGTTGCGGGAATTCACCGCTTGCTGAATAATCGCCATGTTGTTGAGTCAGCAGATGTCTTAATCGTCGTCGCCGGAATGGAAGGCGCGTTACCTAGTGTCGTTGCAGGTTTAGCCGATTGTCCTGTAATTGCGGTTCCCACTAGCATCGGTTATGGTGCAAGTTTTGGTGGATTAGCGCCCCTCTTGACAATGCTCAATTCTTGTGCTGCGGGAGTTGGTGTTGTAAATATCGATAATGGCTTTGGCGCGGCGGTTTTGGCTGGACAAATTTTAAGAGCAGCGCATAAGTTACATTTAAGTCAAAGTAGCGATTAG
- a CDS encoding Uma2 family endonuclease gives MVTLQLSQIDISPGQRIVLRNVSWQQFENIVEELGEHRGSRVAYSQGTLEIMSPLPEHEVTKELVGDLVKILLEELEIDCESFGSTTFKRQDMERGVEPDESFYIANYAQMIGRSRIDLTVDPPPDLVIEIDITSKTQLEAYKALKVPELWRFENRQLRIDVLQNDQYIESSISPTFPELPIMALITEFVEQARLMGRSRALKAFRQRIQQWRRSSC, from the coding sequence ATGGTAACGCTGCAACTCAGTCAAATTGATATCTCACCAGGACAACGTATAGTATTGCGAAATGTAAGCTGGCAGCAATTTGAGAATATTGTAGAAGAGTTAGGCGAACACCGTGGCTCGCGAGTTGCCTACAGCCAAGGTACGTTAGAGATTATGTCACCGCTGCCAGAACATGAAGTTACTAAGGAACTTGTTGGGGATCTTGTAAAAATCTTACTCGAAGAATTAGAAATAGATTGTGAGTCTTTTGGTTCAACGACTTTCAAGCGACAGGATATGGAACGTGGAGTTGAGCCGGATGAATCGTTTTACATCGCCAATTACGCACAAATGATTGGTCGTAGTAGAATTGACCTCACTGTAGATCCTCCACCAGATTTAGTCATTGAGATTGACATCACTTCTAAAACTCAGCTAGAAGCTTACAAAGCATTAAAAGTTCCAGAACTTTGGCGGTTTGAGAATCGCCAGTTACGAATTGATGTGCTGCAAAATGACCAATACATAGAGTCTTCTATCAGTCCAACGTTTCCTGAACTGCCAATTATGGCATTGATTACAGAATTTGTTGAGCAAGCACGTTTGATGGGGAGAAGTCGTGCTTTAAAAGCATTTAGACAAAGGATTCAACAATGGCGCCGCAGTTCGTGTTGA
- the rlmD gene encoding 23S rRNA (uracil(1939)-C(5))-methyltransferase RlmD has translation MSITELSNIDAQNQSKNLWRQGNLVEVVIHDLSDTGDGVGKFGDRVVFVPDTTPGDRALVRLTYTKPEFARAKLYELLESSPHRIRPSCIVADKCGGCQWQHISYKYQLEAKRNLVVQALQRIGGFEHPPVDSVLAAPSPLSYRNKATYPLGISATGQVQAGYFQKNSHQLINLNQCPIQDSRLNPLLREVKQDIQHQNWQIYDEKRHQGQIRHLALRIGRRTGEMLLTLVVKDWIPEMTTQAQKWLQRYPQLVGVAVNRNSDRTNAIFGQETRCIAGKDYLIEEFAGLQFQIRPETFFQVNTEVAEALLQQIAQQLNLQGHEVLLDAYCGIGTLTLPLAQQARQVIGLELQPTSVQQAQRNADLNHINNVTFQAGRVEKLLPQLEIVPDVVLLDPPRKGCDRTVIETLLQVQPSQIVYVSCKAATLARDLKLLCQTGIYHLVRVQPADFFPQTSHVECAAFLVSG, from the coding sequence GTGTCTATAACAGAATTATCTAATATCGATGCTCAAAATCAGTCAAAAAATTTGTGGCGACAGGGTAATTTAGTTGAAGTTGTCATTCATGACTTGAGTGATACTGGTGACGGTGTGGGAAAATTTGGCGATCGCGTTGTTTTTGTTCCCGATACCACACCAGGCGATCGCGCCTTAGTACGCCTTACTTATACTAAACCCGAATTCGCGCGGGCTAAGCTTTACGAGTTACTCGAATCCTCTCCTCACCGCATTCGTCCGAGTTGTATCGTTGCTGATAAGTGTGGCGGTTGTCAGTGGCAACATATCAGTTATAAATATCAACTAGAAGCTAAGCGCAATTTAGTTGTACAAGCTTTACAACGCATCGGTGGCTTTGAGCATCCCCCAGTTGATTCGGTTCTCGCCGCACCGTCACCGTTAAGCTATCGTAACAAAGCGACATATCCTTTAGGAATTTCCGCAACCGGACAAGTTCAAGCAGGTTACTTTCAAAAAAATAGCCATCAATTAATTAATCTTAATCAATGTCCAATCCAAGACTCGCGGTTAAACCCGCTACTACGCGAAGTTAAGCAAGATATTCAACACCAAAACTGGCAAATTTACGATGAAAAGCGCCATCAAGGGCAAATTCGTCACTTAGCGCTACGCATTGGGCGTCGTACTGGTGAAATGCTTTTGACGCTTGTCGTCAAAGATTGGATACCAGAAATGACAACTCAAGCCCAGAAATGGTTACAGCGCTATCCACAGTTAGTTGGCGTCGCCGTAAATCGCAACAGCGATCGCACTAATGCAATTTTTGGGCAAGAAACTCGCTGTATTGCAGGCAAAGACTATCTTATTGAAGAATTTGCCGGACTGCAATTTCAAATCCGCCCTGAGACATTCTTTCAAGTCAATACCGAAGTCGCAGAAGCATTATTACAGCAAATTGCGCAGCAACTGAATTTACAAGGACACGAAGTATTACTCGATGCGTATTGTGGAATTGGGACTTTAACTTTACCTCTAGCACAGCAAGCCAGGCAAGTCATCGGTTTAGAATTACAACCAACCTCAGTACAGCAAGCACAACGCAACGCAGATTTAAATCATATCAATAATGTGACTTTTCAAGCGGGCAGGGTTGAAAAATTGCTACCACAGCTAGAAATTGTCCCCGATGTTGTTTTACTCGATCCGCCACGTAAAGGATGCGATCGCACAGTTATTGAAACGTTATTGCAAGTTCAACCATCACAGATTGTCTATGTTAGTTGTAAAGCCGCGACGCTCGCCCGCGATCTCAAATTACTATGTCAAACAGGAATATATCATCTAGTCCGCGTCCAACCCGCAGATTTCTTCCCACAGACATCGCACGTAGAGTGTGCAGCCTTTCTTGTGAGTGGTTAG
- a CDS encoding DUF6439 family protein has product MSMLQADQDKKTSDIQNLSTLELAQALMEKLAISPQDWHRLKSNRKVRASEQAAAAIVFLLKDQPEEALQRLNQASGWLDRSISAPPCPTHGHTSKG; this is encoded by the coding sequence ATGAGTATGTTGCAAGCTGACCAAGATAAGAAAACTTCTGATATCCAAAACTTGAGTACTTTAGAACTAGCGCAAGCTTTGATGGAAAAACTCGCCATATCGCCCCAAGACTGGCATCGCTTAAAGTCTAACCGCAAAGTGCGTGCTAGCGAGCAAGCTGCGGCGGCAATTGTATTTTTACTGAAGGATCAACCTGAAGAAGCTTTACAACGACTCAACCAAGCATCCGGCTGGCTAGATCGCTCAATTTCTGCGCCACCTTGTCCCACACATGGACACACAAGTAAAGGGTAA